A window from Megalops cyprinoides isolate fMegCyp1 chromosome 8, fMegCyp1.pri, whole genome shotgun sequence encodes these proteins:
- the LOC118781599 gene encoding carbohydrate sulfotransferase 1-like, with translation MQCSWKAVILLALASIAIQYTAIRTFTAKPFQICPVPNPLNCGLGQETEPFDRICDEYPYIAYNASRKTHILILATTRSGSSFVGQLFNQHSDVFYLFEPLYHVQTTLIPRLSHSKNTADRRVMLGASRDLLRSLYDCDLYFLESYIKPQPVNHTTDKLFRRGASKALCSPPVCDAFGPSEVNIEEGDCVKKCTSLNITLAVDSCKERRYVAIKIVRVPEISDLRALVEDPRLNLKIIQLVRDPRGILSSRIETFRDTYRLWRIWRATGRRPYNLDLTQLTVVCEDFLNSVNTGLSRPHWLKGKYMLVRYEDLARNPLQKTKEIYQYLGMSLDKNVVKWIQTNTRGSNELSAKHKYGTVRDSAANAESWRLKLSYDMVDYTQNVCKQILHQLGYKMVKSPEELKNMSLTLVQDRTFVPFL, from the coding sequence ATGCAATGTTCCTGGAAGGCTGTGATTCTGCTAGCCTTGGCATCAATAGCAATCCAGTACACAGCAATTAGAACTTTCACAGCAAAGCCCTTTCAGATCTGCCCTGTGCCAAACCCTCTGAACTGTGGCCTAGGTCAGGAGACAGAGCCCTTTGATCGGATATGCGATGAGTACCCTTACATTGCCTACAACGCCTCCAGGAAGACCCACATTCTTATCCTGGCCACCACGAGGAGTGGCTCCTCCTTTGTGGGTCAGCTGTTTAACCAGCACTCAGATGTGTTCTACCTGTTTGAGCCCCTCTACCACGTGCAGACCACCTTGATTCCTCGACTTtctcacagcaaaaacacagctgaccGGAGGGTGATGCTGGGGGCTAGCCGGGACCTCCTGAGGAGTTTGTATGACTGTGACCTCTACTTCCTGGAGAGTTACATCAAGCCCCAGCCTGTTAACCACACCACAGACAAACTCTTCCGCCGCGGGGCCAGCAAGGCCCTGTGCTCACCACCAGTGTGTGATGCATTTGGCCCCAGTGAGGTCAACATAGAGGAGGGCGACTGCGTCAAGAAGTGCACCTCCCTTAACATAACCCTGGCTGTCGATTCCTGCAAGGAGCGTCGCTACGTGGCTATCAAGATTGTGCGGGTGCCAGAGATCAGTGACCTCAGGGCCCTTGTGGAGGATCCCCGGTTGAATCTAAAGATCATCCAGCTGGTGCGGGACCCACGTGGCATACTGTCCTCCAGGATTGAGACCTTCCGGGACACCTACCGCCTGTGGAGGATCTGGAGGGCAACAGGCCGTAGACCATACAACCTGGACCTGACCCAGTTGACTGTAGTGTGTGAGGATTTCCTCAACTCAGTCAACACAGGTCTGAGCCGGCCCCACTGGCTGAAGGGGAAGTACATGCTGGTGAGGTATGAGGACCTGGCAAGGAACCCGCTCCAAAAAACCAAGGAGATTTACCAGTACTTGGGCATGTCACTCGACAAGAATGTAGTCAAGTGGATACAGACCAACACTCGAGGAAGTAACGAACTGTCAGCCAAGCATAAGTACGGCACTGTGAGGGACTCAGCAGCCAATGCCGAGAGCTGGAGGCTGAAACTGTCTTACGACATGGTCGACTACACTCAAAATGTCTGTAAACAGATCCTCCACCAGCTGGGCTATAAGATGGTCAAGTCCCCAGAAGAACTTAAAAACATGTCGCTCACGCTCGTTCAAGACAGAACTTTTGTACCATTTTTGTAA